GAACAGTGCATTGAAGCAATTCCCTGTAATGGAAGGTAATAGTTCATCATGGCAAAAAGTCCTTTTTTCATTTCACCACCATACCATGTACCTCCAATAATCTGAACTTTTTCAGTAAGATTGAAAGCAATATATACTTCTGAGTTCAAACCATGTGCCTTATAATCAGAAAATTCCGTTTTTGAAGCATTCATTACCACAAAATCTGGTTCTCCATAATTTTCAAGCTCTTCTTCTGTTGGGCGGATAAACATGTTTTTTACGAAATGCGCCTGCCATGCTACCTCAACAATAAATCTTACTTTTAGTCTTGTATTTTCATTGGCACCGCAAAATGCATCCACTACATATAATTTCTTACCAGAAAGCTGATCTACTGTTGTCTTTTTTAAAGCTTCCCAGGTTTGTGGACTGATTGGTTTGTTATCATTAACCGCTTTATCTGATGTCCACCAGATTGTGTCTTTAGTGACATCATCCTGAACAATATATTTATCTTTTGGAGAACGTCCTGTAAAATCACCCGTCATTACATTTACTGCTCCCAGCTCTGTCAACTGCCCTTTTTCAAACCCTTTGAGATTTGGATTTAACTCTTCCGCATACAGCATTTCATAAGAAGGATTGTAAATCACTTCTTCAACATTCTTGATTCCATATTTCTCTAACGAAATCGTTTTCGTAAATTGGGTGTAATTATCCATAGAATTCTTATTGAGTTGTGTTTAAAATTATTTGGCAAAAGTAAAAATTAAATTTCAGTTTGAATATATTTGATAAAACTTTATGCTTTTTGCTTAAGGATATTCAAAAAAAGCAAAGCCCAGGCTATAATCATCAGCAAACCTCCAATTGGCGTTATAAATCCTATAACGCTGAAATCTACATTTGTTATATTTCTGGTTGCCAAAAGATAAATAGAGCCGGAAAAAAACAAAACGCCTGATATAACTAAATAATAGATTGTGCTTTTAGTTTTATCAGACACCAATTTTGTAGTTCCAAGAAATAGCAGAAATAAGGCATGGTACATTTGATATCGTACTCCTGTTTCAAAAGAAACCAATTGCTCAACATCCAGGACCTTTTTCAAGGCATGTGCGCCAAATGCACCTAATATAATAGCGACAAAACCTAAAATTGCCGCTGCAGCTATAATCTTCCTATCCATTGTTTTTAATTTACTGCAAAGTTAAGCATCTTAAAAACTTTATGATAATCAAACCCACATTAAGTTTTATAAAATATAACAAATACTTACTTTTGTGTTATTATTAAAAATTTACGGTTTTTCATGAGACATATTCTAATAATCGGGGCCGGAAGGTCTGCTTCTTCACTAATTCAATATCTTCTAAACAAATCGGAAGAAGAAAATCTCCACCTCACTATTGGCGACCTGTCATTAGAACTGGCTCAGAGAAAAACAAAAAATCACAAAAATGCCACTGCTATTGCTTTCGATATCTTTAATGAAAGCCAGAGAAAAGAAGAGATACAAAAGGCAGATATTGTAATTTCCATGCTGCCGGCCCATATGCATATTGAAGTTGCAAAAGACTGCATTACGTATAAAAAGCATATGGTTACTGCCTCTTACATCAGCGAAGCCATGCAAAACCTGGATGCTCAAGCCAAAGAAAATAATTTGGTTTTTATGAACGAAATCGGGCTCGACCCGGGAATAGACCATATGAGCGCCATGAAAGTAATAGACGAGATTCGTGACAAAGGCGGTAAAATTATTCTTTTCGAATCTTTTTGTGGCGGACTTGTTGCTCCGGAATCAGACAATAATCTTTGGAACTATAAATTTACCTGGAATCCCAGAAATGTAGTATTGGCCGGACAAGGCGGTGCTGCTAAATTTATTCAGGAAGGTACTTATAAGTATATTCCTTATCATAAATTATTCAGAAGAACTGAATTTATGGAAGTTGAAGGTTATGGCCGGTTTGAAGGTTATGCCAATCGCGATTCCCTGAAATACAGAAGCGTTTACGGATTGGATGACGCACTGACTTTATACAGAGGAACTATCCGACGTGTAGGTTTTTCCAAAGCCTGGAATATGTTTGTTCAGCTTGGAATGACAGATGACAGCTATGTTATGGAAAATTCCGAAACGATGACTTATCGCGAATTCACAAATTCCTTTTTGCCTTACCACCCAACCGATTCTGTAGAAATCAAATTACGATTAATCCTGAAAATTGACCAGGACGATATCAAATGGGATAAATTATTGGAACTGGACCTATTCAATAACAAGAAAATTGTTGGCCTGAAAAATGCTACGCCCGCACAGATTCTTGAAAAAATATTAAGCGAAAGCTGGTCGTTGGAAGAACATGACAAAGACATGATTGTAATGTATCACAAATTTGGTTATGTACTTAATGGAGAAGAAAAACAGATTGATTCCACCATGGTTTGCATAGGCGATGACCAGACTTATACTGCTATGGCAAAAACTGTGGGACTTCCTGTAGCCATAGCTACTTTACAAATCCTGAACGGAAACATCAAAACTCCTGGTGTTCAATTACCAATACACAAAGAAGTTTATCTCCCAATTTTAAAAGAACTGGAAAATTACGGCGTAACCTTTAATGAAAAAGAAGTGCCTTATATGGGTTATAATCCAATGCATGTAGCGGGATAAGATATTTTTTGCCACTGATTACGCTGATTTCCGCTGATTAATAAAATCCGAGAGAATCTGCGTAATTTGCGGCATTAATTCCTCAAAATCAAACAAAAAATTCATATTTTTGATTAAACTAAAACCGGAAATCTTCAATTCGGTTACAAATCAAAAGCTATGAAGATTAATTCCTTACAGATAGAAATCGATGGCATCGACAAAGAAATTCTTCGTAGCTTAATGGAAGATGCCCGAAAACCCATACTTCAAATTGCCAATAAAATAGGCATTTCCGGAGCTGCTATTCATCAGCGCCTGCGCAAACTGGAACAAGCCGGCGTTATTTCCGGCTCAAAATTCGTTGTAAACACAAAAGTTTTAGGCTACAGCACCATGGCTTTTGTAGGAATCTATTTGGACAAGGCAGCCCGAAATCCGGAAGCTGTTCGTGAGTTACGGAAAATTCCTGAAGTTCTGGAATGTCATTATACGACAGGAAACTGGTCCATCCTTATCAAAATGATTTGTCGTGATAACGAACATTTAATGCAATTACTTAATACCAAAATACAGGTCATAGAAGGTGTTTCCAGAACCGAAACTTTTATTTCTTTAGACCAGCAGATAGAAAGGCAGATACAGTTGTAGATTTGGGATTTTAGATTGCAGATTTTAGATTTCAGATTTTTGGTGGTGATGTAAAACAGATGATATGTATACAAACTTAAATTGCCATGCATAAGCTATTGTCAAAAAAAATCCGTGCTTTGTCAAACACGGATCATTTCAATTATTCTACAAGATCTAAAATCTTAACTCTTAAATCATAAATTCCCTTTAATCTCTTCTTCCTCCAAAAACCTGTAGCGCCCAATACAATAGCGAAGCCAATGCACCAATTGCAGCTACAAGATAGGTTCTTGCGGCCCATTTTAAAGAATCCTCTGCCCCGGCATATTCTTGTTGAGTCAGCATATTTTTATTTTTAAACCACGCCAAAGCTCTGTTGCTGGCATCATATTCCACAGGAAGTGTAATAAAACTAAATAGAGTAGCTAATGCCATCATAACCAAACCAGCTACTGCAA
This portion of the Flavobacterium lindanitolerans genome encodes:
- a CDS encoding DUF423 domain-containing protein translates to MDRKIIAAAAILGFVAIILGAFGAHALKKVLDVEQLVSFETGVRYQMYHALFLLFLGTTKLVSDKTKSTIYYLVISGVLFFSGSIYLLATRNITNVDFSVIGFITPIGGLLMIIAWALLFLNILKQKA
- a CDS encoding saccharopine dehydrogenase family protein: MRHILIIGAGRSASSLIQYLLNKSEEENLHLTIGDLSLELAQRKTKNHKNATAIAFDIFNESQRKEEIQKADIVISMLPAHMHIEVAKDCITYKKHMVTASYISEAMQNLDAQAKENNLVFMNEIGLDPGIDHMSAMKVIDEIRDKGGKIILFESFCGGLVAPESDNNLWNYKFTWNPRNVVLAGQGGAAKFIQEGTYKYIPYHKLFRRTEFMEVEGYGRFEGYANRDSLKYRSVYGLDDALTLYRGTIRRVGFSKAWNMFVQLGMTDDSYVMENSETMTYREFTNSFLPYHPTDSVEIKLRLILKIDQDDIKWDKLLELDLFNNKKIVGLKNATPAQILEKILSESWSLEEHDKDMIVMYHKFGYVLNGEEKQIDSTMVCIGDDQTYTAMAKTVGLPVAIATLQILNGNIKTPGVQLPIHKEVYLPILKELENYGVTFNEKEVPYMGYNPMHVAG
- a CDS encoding Lrp/AsnC ligand binding domain-containing protein translates to MKINSLQIEIDGIDKEILRSLMEDARKPILQIANKIGISGAAIHQRLRKLEQAGVISGSKFVVNTKVLGYSTMAFVGIYLDKAARNPEAVRELRKIPEVLECHYTTGNWSILIKMICRDNEHLMQLLNTKIQVIEGVSRTETFISLDQQIERQIQL